The Rhodanobacteraceae bacterium genome contains the following window.
TGACGCTGCAGATCTCGGCCGCGGTCTGAGTACTGACCCAGCGTGGACTCCTGGGCACAAACACCAGACCGATCGCATCCACGCCCAGATCGGCGGCGTAGCGGGCGTCTTCGGCGCGGGTAATGCCGCAGAATTTGACACGCGCCCGGTAGCTCAAAGCGTGTGCTCCGCCGGCAAGGCAAATTCGGCCGGATAGCGCGCCGCCATGAAGGTCAGCGCATGCGCGGCCGCAGTGGGGCCGGCCTTGCTGCGATCGCGCGCGGCCAGCACCTCGGAGATCCACTGCACCGGGCGTTCGCCGCGAGCCACCTTGAGCAGACTACCGACGAAATTGCGAATCATGTGGTGCAGGAAGGCATTGGCTTCGAAATACAGGTCCAGATGCTCGCCCGCTTCGACCAGGCTGATCTGGTAAACCTCGCGCACCGGTGATTTCGACTGGCAGGCGAGCGTGCGGAAGCTGGTGAAATCGTGCTTGCCGACCAGAGCCTGCGCCGCCAGGCGCATGGCTTCGATGTTCAGTTCCTCGCGCGCCCAGAGCACATAGCGCGCCTCCAGCGCCGGACGCGTGGCCCTGCGCAGGATTCGATAGCGGTAGCTGCGCCGGCGCGCCGAATAGCGGGCATGGAAGGACTCGGACACCGGTTGGGCCCAGCGCACAGCGACGCTGTCGGGCAGGCGCGAGTTGCAGCCCATGATCCAGGCGCGCTCCGCGCGCTCGGCGCTACAGTCAAAATGGACCACCTGTCCCAGCGCATGCACGCCGGTGTCGGTACGACCGGCACAAAACACGGTCACCGGTTCGGCGGCGACAAAGGCCAGCGCCCGCTCCAGGGTCGATTGCACCGTGGGCTC
Protein-coding sequences here:
- the truA gene encoding tRNA pseudouridine(38-40) synthase TruA, with the translated sequence MPRYALGVEYDGSDFLGWQVQPQEPTVQSTLERALAFVAAEPVTVFCAGRTDTGVHALGQVVHFDCSAERAERAWIMGCNSRLPDSVAVRWAQPVSESFHARYSARRRSYRYRILRRATRPALEARYVLWAREELNIEAMRLAAQALVGKHDFTSFRTLACQSKSPVREVYQISLVEAGEHLDLYFEANAFLHHMIRNFVGSLLKVARGERPVQWISEVLAARDRSKAGPTAAAHALTFMAARYPAEFALPAEHTL